The following coding sequences lie in one Trichoderma breve strain T069 chromosome 1, whole genome shotgun sequence genomic window:
- a CDS encoding clr5 domain-containing protein: MDLGSLLPGSGEDKFLRLPYAERLEKLKPIIVQLYMGNYGPGGKRMTMRHVTEFMKDKYSFHMAQNQLENTLRKWNVRRRILNHEKDDITTALGKRTHAGASISDVTLQEGKPVDKKQLKRHLQDKIRRHVVEPMAPGVLSTWNLPYSALKNSIIRQPDIASPFGDTPLTPNYITVNSPDTTGKSPLAMASPSMQLIRQRFRQDLSNLLLQGQLKELFIKCSEEDRIILTNYMHEFWIHTFVTAKHWGRGPLLWTIDMIAELTLTPPVIPSSATTTPASCFAPSPLPPQDEATFLPTPSQHCRWVIHVTHKQQYASKEEDKMTIKSSHPLEEPWSKHIHFFIT, encoded by the exons ATGGATCTTGGTAGCTTGCTCCCCGGCTCCGGAGAAGATAAGTTTCTCAGGTTGCCATATGCAGAGCGATTGGAAAAGCTCAAGCCCATTATCGTTCAATTGTACATGGGAAACTATGGGCCCGGCGGCAAGCGTATGACAATGCGCCATGTAACTGAGTTCATGAAAGACAAATATTCTTTCCATATGGC ACAGAACCAGCTTGAGAATACCCTTCGGAAATGGAACGTGCGCAGGCGCATCCTGAATCATGAGAAAGATGATATTACCACCGCCCTTGGTAAAAGGACTCATGCAGGAGCCAGTATTTCTGATGTTACACTTCAAGAAGGTAAACCCGTGGACAAGAAACAACTTAAAAGACATCTGCAGGATAAAATTCGTCGCCATGTTGTAGAGCCTATGGCACCGGGGGT ACTGAGTACTTGGAATCTCCCTTATAGCGCTCTCAAAAACTCAATTATCCGACAGCCCGATATTGCTTCACCGTTTGGAGATACACCCTTAACTCCAAACTACATAACAGTCAACAGTCCGGATACCACTGGCAAGTCTCCACTAGCtatggcatcaccatcaatgCAGCTTATTCGTCAAAGATTTAGGCAAGACCTGTCAAACCTACTATTGCAAGGGCAGTTGAAGGAGCTTTTTATAAAATGCAGCGAAGAGGATCGCAT TATCTTGACAAATTATATGCACGAGTTCTGGATTCACACTTTTGTCACAGCCAAACACTGGGGACGAGGGCCCCTGCTGTGGACAATTGATATGATAGCAGAATTGACTCTTACCCCGCCGGTGATTCCCTCCTCAGCAACTACAACTCCAGCAAGCTGTTTTGCACCTTCGCCTCTACCGcctcaagatgaagcaacATTTTTACCTACGCCTTCCCAGCATTGCCGATGGGTTATTCATGTCACCCACAAACAACAATACGctagcaaagaagaagataagaTGACGATCAAATCCAGTCACCCTCTTGAGGAGCCGTGGTC AAAGCACATTCACTTCTTTATCACCTGA